One Haloplanus sp. HW8-1 DNA window includes the following coding sequences:
- a CDS encoding RNA-guided endonuclease InsQ/TnpB family protein, whose translation MLEVHRTHQAKILNHQQVEEPLNRHGWSASKLWNVANYHSREVWEETGEIPDHGDLKDELKTHPKYKGLHSQSSQRVLEELAEAFNSWYGKRQSDDRANPPGYCKKNYYDNDGNRVHEEHPRSTVTWKQNGIRHDTKNNCVRLSKGANHKEHPKAWEYILVEYETRPGVTVDNLQQVRAVYDKSNERWELHLVCKDEVETPTAPGNETAGIDLGISNFAAVAYSTEDADLYPGNRLKQDGYYFPKEIAKCDDSGGKRATRLHHKWSERRTHFFHSLARHIVEQCVEKGVGRINVGDLEGVREDEDGDSKNWGRHGNLDLHGWAFDRFTSILTYKAKVEGIEVVEVSERDTSKTCCVCGREDDSQRVERGLYVCEECDAAFNADVNGAENIRHDINNSESNSESSASLDEDRSTGWLAQPGVYLHDLSRGFQPRTEVVDCKP comes from the coding sequence ATGCTGGAAGTCCACCGAACACACCAAGCGAAAATCCTCAACCACCAGCAGGTAGAGGAACCGCTCAACCGGCACGGGTGGTCGGCCAGCAAGCTCTGGAACGTCGCTAACTACCACTCCCGAGAAGTGTGGGAGGAAACGGGCGAGATTCCCGACCACGGCGACCTCAAAGACGAGTTGAAGACCCATCCAAAATACAAGGGACTGCATAGTCAGTCCAGTCAGCGCGTTCTGGAGGAACTCGCTGAAGCCTTTAACTCGTGGTACGGCAAGAGGCAGTCCGATGATCGCGCGAATCCGCCCGGCTACTGCAAGAAAAACTACTACGACAACGACGGCAACCGCGTCCACGAAGAACACCCCCGTTCGACGGTGACGTGGAAACAGAACGGCATCCGCCACGACACGAAGAACAACTGTGTCCGACTTTCGAAAGGCGCGAATCATAAGGAACACCCGAAAGCGTGGGAGTACATCCTTGTCGAGTACGAGACGCGCCCCGGCGTCACCGTCGATAACCTACAACAAGTTCGCGCGGTCTACGATAAGTCGAATGAACGGTGGGAGCTGCATCTCGTCTGCAAAGACGAAGTCGAGACGCCCACCGCACCCGGCAACGAAACGGCGGGTATCGATCTCGGCATCAGCAACTTCGCTGCCGTCGCCTACAGCACCGAAGACGCCGACCTGTACCCCGGCAACCGCCTCAAACAAGACGGGTACTACTTCCCGAAAGAAATCGCCAAGTGCGACGACTCGGGTGGCAAACGGGCCACTCGACTGCATCACAAGTGGTCGGAACGCCGCACCCACTTCTTCCATTCCTTAGCGAGACACATCGTTGAACAGTGCGTCGAGAAGGGTGTTGGGCGAATAAATGTCGGAGACTTGGAAGGCGTCCGCGAGGACGAAGACGGCGACTCGAAGAATTGGGGTCGGCACGGCAACCTTGACTTGCACGGGTGGGCGTTCGACCGCTTCACGTCGATTCTCACGTACAAGGCGAAGGTCGAGGGAATCGAAGTCGTGGAAGTGTCAGAGCGCGATACGAGTAAGACGTGTTGCGTGTGCGGTAGAGAAGACGATAGTCAGCGTGTCGAACGCGGCTTGTACGTGTGCGAGGAGTGTGATGCGGCGTTCAACGCTGACGTGAACGGGGCGGAAAACATCCGCCACGACATCAACAATAGCGAAAGTAACTCTGAGTCTTCGGCCAGTTTGGACGAGGATAGGAGTACCGGCTGGTTGGCACAGCCCGGAGTCTACCTTCATGACCTCTCCCGAGGATTCCAACCTCGGACAGAGGTGGTGGACTGCAAACCCTAA
- a CDS encoding IS5 family transposase: protein MDTLPKSQLLRFVEQAMHLAHRAVAPYSSKFSKRRYTLHQHIVLLCLKVRKNTTYRTLLDELIEMPRIRKAINLDELPAPSTLCKAFNRLDMAVWRVLLNLSITLLPTNGIVGIDASGFDRSHASKHYTKRTKLTIHQLKVTLLVDTKANAIIDVHVTTTRRHDSQIAPSLIERNTGDIAVLLGDKGYDDQKVRAVAHEENVRPLIKHREFSSLHEAWNARIDAELYGQRSQNETVNSRIKRKYGAFVRSRHWWNQFREIAIVCLTHNLDRSL from the coding sequence ATGGATACCCTCCCAAAATCACAGTTGCTCCGGTTCGTTGAGCAAGCGATGCACTTGGCACACCGAGCTGTTGCCCCTTACTCCTCAAAGTTCTCAAAACGACGGTACACACTCCACCAGCACATCGTTTTACTCTGTCTCAAAGTTCGAAAGAACACGACGTACAGGACGCTTCTCGACGAGCTCATCGAGATGCCCCGCATTCGGAAAGCCATCAACCTGGACGAACTCCCGGCACCCTCAACGTTGTGCAAAGCGTTCAACCGGCTCGATATGGCCGTCTGGCGTGTTTTGCTCAACCTCTCAATCACGCTTCTTCCGACTAATGGTATCGTCGGGATCGACGCTTCCGGCTTTGACCGCAGTCACGCCTCGAAACACTACACGAAGCGAACGAAGTTGACGATACACCAGTTGAAAGTCACACTTCTCGTGGACACGAAAGCAAATGCTATCATCGACGTACACGTAACAACGACACGAAGACACGACTCCCAGATTGCGCCCTCACTCATTGAGCGGAATACTGGTGATATCGCAGTTCTTCTCGGTGACAAAGGATACGACGACCAGAAGGTGCGTGCAGTAGCTCACGAGGAGAACGTTCGCCCGCTCATCAAACACAGAGAGTTTTCGTCGCTCCACGAGGCGTGGAATGCTCGAATAGATGCTGAACTCTATGGCCAGCGTAGTCAGAACGAGACGGTTAACTCTCGGATCAAACGCAAGTACGGCGCGTTCGTCCGCTCACGGCACTGGTGGAACCAGTTCCGAGAAATTGCCATCGTCTGTCTCACTCACAACCTTGATCGCTCACTCTGA
- a CDS encoding DNA polymerase sliding clamp — protein MSTNTESESADAQPATTPDDGSSDVESEMDVDDATTAETAENTQPKGEPEPDLESEPDSEPEQESNTDGEADEDVEEDAEEEADVGTGPPSQFQAAIMGGDIKEFVGTLRAIVDEVKFNVEPDGIQVRAVDPANVAMDDGVLSAGAFESYDASEGVLGLNLERLEGVLKLAKKDDLVELSFDTNTFKLVIYIDGVEFTMACIDPDSIRSEPEIPDMDLPASFTVDESQIRRGVKAADMVSDHIQIRCDETEQAVFIEAQGDTDDVSLELTEEEYTELTAVDAEALFSLDYVKDISRKFPKNAAISITFGTDFPMMIEYEFADGECEILSMIAPRIRSN, from the coding sequence ATGAGTACCAACACCGAATCCGAAAGCGCGGACGCACAGCCAGCGACCACACCCGACGACGGATCCTCAGACGTAGAATCTGAGATGGACGTCGACGACGCGACCACCGCAGAAACCGCTGAAAATACCCAACCCAAAGGCGAGCCCGAACCAGATCTGGAATCGGAACCAGATTCTGAACCGGAGCAAGAATCCAACACCGACGGTGAAGCCGACGAGGACGTCGAGGAAGACGCAGAAGAAGAGGCCGATGTCGGCACCGGACCGCCGAGCCAGTTCCAGGCCGCCATCATGGGCGGTGACATCAAGGAGTTCGTCGGTACGCTTCGCGCCATCGTCGACGAGGTGAAGTTCAATGTTGAGCCTGATGGCATTCAGGTCCGTGCGGTCGATCCCGCAAACGTCGCGATGGACGACGGTGTGCTGTCCGCAGGGGCTTTCGAGTCCTACGACGCCTCCGAGGGTGTTCTGGGCCTCAATCTCGAACGTCTCGAGGGGGTCCTAAAACTCGCGAAGAAGGATGATCTCGTCGAACTCTCGTTCGACACGAATACGTTCAAACTCGTCATCTACATCGATGGCGTCGAGTTCACGATGGCGTGTATCGACCCCGACAGCATCAGGTCGGAACCCGAAATTCCGGACATGGATCTCCCCGCGTCGTTCACTGTCGATGAATCGCAGATCAGGCGGGGGGTGAAAGCAGCTGATATGGTCTCCGACCACATCCAAATCCGTTGTGACGAGACCGAGCAGGCCGTCTTCATCGAAGCCCAAGGCGACACCGACGACGTGTCCCTAGAACTTACGGAGGAGGAGTATACCGAGCTGACCGCCGTCGACGCGGAGGCGCTGTTTTCGCTTGACTACGTTAAGGACATCTCCCGGAAATTCCCGAAGAACGCTGCAATCAGCATCACCTTCGGGACGGACTTTCCAATGATGATCGAATACGAGTTTGCAGACGGCGAGTGCGAGATTCTCTCGATGATTGCCCCCCGAATCCGGTCCAACTAA
- a CDS encoding protein adenylyltransferase SelO, translating to MTFSFDTTYKNLDPNLYSRVTPKSIANPEIVVRNDGLCADLGLDPAELNTTILAGQDLLEEPIAQAYAGHQYGSFTVLGDGRAMILGEHVRDGDRYDIQLKGSGRTPYSGRGDGNATVSSMLREYLYSYAMQNLHIKTSRSLAVLETDEAIRRRRKEPGAILVRVMNSHIRYGTFQYVASRAADELQRFTDYVIDRHYPQLTAADRPYLDFFDAVMQSSIEMVVDWLRVGFVHGVMNTDNMSIDGETFDYGPCAFINYYDEDAVFSSIDKHGRYAFGNQRPILRWNLERLAEALQPLCTRTALTYDELESKLDEFDDRFDAQYYTMTRKKLGITSDDEEALVDEFLEWLRKSNADYTNTFLELETPGTFDDPAFATTEFEQLRDKLAAVGLDEELMQEANPRYIPRNYLVEQALDEYLETGTLSTFERLLNVLENPYISKDMGSQFQQPPPREFDTEYTTYCNT from the coding sequence ATGACGTTTTCATTTGATACCACGTATAAAAATTTGGACCCAAACCTCTATTCGAGAGTAACGCCAAAAAGTATCGCTAATCCAGAAATTGTAGTTCGTAATGACGGGCTCTGTGCTGATCTTGGATTGGATCCAGCGGAACTCAATACTACCATTCTAGCAGGCCAAGACCTCTTGGAAGAACCAATCGCCCAAGCATATGCAGGCCACCAGTATGGGAGCTTTACCGTCCTGGGCGATGGGAGAGCGATGATACTCGGCGAACATGTGCGCGATGGTGATAGATACGATATCCAATTAAAAGGCTCCGGTCGAACGCCGTACTCCGGGAGAGGCGACGGCAACGCAACTGTCAGCTCGATGCTCAGAGAGTATCTGTATTCATATGCGATGCAGAATCTACACATCAAAACATCGAGAAGCCTAGCTGTCCTCGAAACTGACGAAGCGATCCGACGACGGCGGAAGGAACCTGGAGCCATTCTTGTCCGAGTGATGAACAGCCATATTCGATACGGGACCTTTCAGTATGTTGCAAGCCGAGCAGCCGACGAACTACAGCGATTCACTGACTACGTTATCGACAGACACTACCCACAGCTAACTGCAGCGGATCGTCCATACCTCGATTTCTTTGATGCAGTCATGCAGTCGTCGATTGAGATGGTTGTCGACTGGCTGCGTGTCGGATTCGTTCATGGCGTGATGAATACCGACAACATGAGTATCGATGGAGAAACATTTGATTACGGGCCCTGTGCGTTCATAAATTACTATGATGAGGATGCGGTCTTCAGCTCGATCGACAAGCACGGGCGATATGCGTTCGGCAACCAGCGACCCATTTTGCGGTGGAATCTCGAACGTCTCGCAGAGGCGCTCCAACCGCTGTGTACACGAACGGCGCTCACGTATGATGAACTCGAAAGTAAACTGGACGAATTTGACGATCGATTTGATGCACAATACTACACGATGACGCGAAAGAAGCTGGGGATCACCTCGGATGATGAGGAAGCACTCGTCGATGAATTCCTGGAGTGGCTCCGCAAGTCGAACGCAGACTATACCAATACGTTCCTCGAATTAGAGACGCCCGGTACGTTTGATGACCCAGCGTTTGCAACTACAGAATTCGAACAGCTCAGAGATAAACTGGCTGCTGTCGGCCTAGATGAGGAGTTGATGCAGGAGGCCAATCCGCGGTACATTCCCCGCAACTACCTGGTTGAACAGGCATTGGACGAGTATCTCGAAACTGGGACTCTTTCCACATTCGAACGGTTATTGAACGTGCTGGAAAACCCCTATATATCGAAGGATATGGGTTCACAATTCCAGCAACCGCCGCCACGAGAATTCGATACGGAGTATACAACGTACTGTAATACGTGA
- a CDS encoding helix-turn-helix domain-containing protein, protein MAKSALSGSHPLDTMLAVSDVIQNERLARLYARVLELDTPTVEELASRSASSQTTVYEDVKHLVEIGVLKRVTDSQPHRYSARRVDMTIQTGEETFQITPTLLVALAQRDSNDNIELYVERHEVSGLATAIEYARAYTKSEMTARIMAREQEIPVLEAETILQELQEILLDVENEISTEIDIEALDADVDERTGE, encoded by the coding sequence ATGGCCAAATCAGCTCTCTCGGGTTCGCACCCGTTGGATACGATGCTGGCAGTTTCTGACGTGATCCAGAACGAACGGTTGGCACGTCTGTACGCTCGGGTACTCGAACTCGACACCCCCACTGTAGAGGAGCTCGCAAGCCGTTCTGCGAGTTCTCAAACCACGGTCTACGAGGATGTCAAGCATCTCGTGGAAATCGGTGTCCTCAAGCGCGTGACGGACTCTCAGCCGCACCGATATAGCGCTCGTCGGGTCGATATGACCATACAGACCGGGGAAGAGACGTTTCAAATCACCCCGACGCTTCTCGTTGCCCTGGCTCAACGCGACTCAAACGACAATATCGAACTTTACGTCGAACGCCACGAAGTCAGCGGTCTGGCGACGGCAATCGAATACGCTCGGGCCTACACGAAATCGGAGATGACTGCCCGGATTATGGCTCGCGAGCAGGAGATTCCCGTCCTCGAAGCCGAAACAATCCTCCAGGAACTCCAGGAAATCCTCCTTGATGTAGAAAACGAGATTTCGACGGAAATCGATATCGAGGCGTTGGACGCAGATGTCGACGAGCGAACCGGCGAGTAG
- a CDS encoding AAA family ATPase: MSSASTASGDTTPEGQVVLSHLVNRLLQREGGNVPVERVALRVSDYVDLSDQDAADLIDEGDDAGIYTLDRSSSGNATITGVSPQGTEPEVITDAFGELQQDTDVDFRMIEVVTDTINDALQDAGYDAFESLADANVDDIAGLTSTLTESRAENLLKEAATHVPVGLRLAKNAATYYDQRMDPDTERAAARVTDLSLVTDSVGEPQYHSEGWEPDDERGMYVSDIGRNAGSPVTTGLHILDDPDYPSVPKAATHPDAAYDALPVDDNGEVVPPAVPIDPRFQLPLDELIAKKLARGLIPIRVVGPRGSGKNYLLKYLCHKTNRGYQSIDVDRATEPEDLFGPLVPDGDVIVPRNGAVKQGLLNGDTIVINEFPVMQAGAAIALHRLLNEGTLLVKSHGELVEPHPSARLVITMNPPTREYRDSEPMNSATRGRFRSFEQPYIQDVEEEVDTLDRQVNSGKPVVDRPTLTKIVQFAHKTREKESWPTLSTRNLTILCEHIEDGVYPKAAVKGVLWGVAEPNQYPEDAYETLNDYL, translated from the coding sequence ATGTCCTCAGCATCCACCGCGAGTGGCGACACCACTCCCGAAGGCCAGGTTGTCCTCTCACACCTCGTGAACCGACTCCTCCAACGTGAAGGAGGCAACGTCCCTGTCGAGCGAGTGGCGCTACGAGTGTCCGACTACGTCGACCTCTCCGACCAGGACGCCGCCGACCTCATCGACGAGGGGGACGACGCCGGTATTTACACGCTAGATCGCTCTTCGAGCGGGAACGCCACCATCACCGGCGTTTCACCACAGGGGACGGAACCCGAGGTCATCACCGATGCCTTCGGCGAACTCCAACAAGACACCGACGTTGACTTCCGCATGATCGAAGTCGTGACCGACACGATTAATGACGCCCTCCAAGACGCCGGGTACGACGCCTTCGAGTCGCTCGCGGACGCCAACGTTGACGACATCGCCGGCCTCACCAGCACGCTCACCGAGAGCCGCGCCGAGAACCTCCTCAAAGAGGCCGCCACGCACGTCCCCGTTGGACTCCGCCTCGCGAAGAACGCCGCCACCTACTACGACCAGCGGATGGACCCCGACACCGAACGGGCTGCCGCTCGCGTCACCGACCTCTCGCTCGTCACCGATTCCGTCGGTGAACCCCAGTACCACTCCGAGGGGTGGGAGCCCGACGACGAGCGCGGAATGTACGTCTCCGATATCGGCCGCAACGCCGGGAGCCCCGTCACCACTGGCCTGCACATCCTCGACGATCCCGACTACCCGAGCGTCCCGAAGGCCGCGACTCACCCCGACGCAGCCTATGACGCGCTCCCGGTCGACGACAACGGCGAGGTCGTCCCACCTGCCGTCCCCATCGACCCACGCTTCCAGCTCCCCCTTGACGAACTCATCGCGAAGAAACTCGCCCGTGGCCTCATCCCGATTCGGGTGGTCGGGCCGCGTGGGTCGGGGAAGAATTACCTTCTCAAGTATCTGTGCCACAAGACAAACCGGGGCTACCAGTCAATCGATGTCGACCGAGCGACCGAACCCGAGGACCTTTTCGGCCCGCTCGTTCCCGATGGCGACGTCATCGTTCCCCGCAACGGCGCCGTGAAACAGGGCCTTCTGAACGGCGATACGATCGTCATCAACGAGTTCCCCGTCATGCAGGCCGGCGCTGCCATCGCGTTACACCGACTCTTGAACGAGGGGACGCTCTTGGTGAAGAGTCACGGTGAACTCGTTGAGCCCCACCCGTCGGCCCGCCTCGTCATCACTATGAACCCGCCGACCCGCGAGTACCGGGATTCGGAGCCGATGAACTCGGCGACGAGAGGCCGCTTCCGCTCGTTCGAGCAGCCCTACATCCAGGATGTTGAGGAAGAAGTGGATACGCTCGACAGGCAGGTGAACAGCGGTAAACCCGTCGTGGATCGACCGACGCTTACAAAGATCGTCCAATTCGCCCACAAGACCCGGGAGAAAGAGTCCTGGCCGACGCTCTCGACGCGGAATCTCACTATCCTCTGTGAACACATCGAAGACGGAGTGTACCCAAAGGCTGCCGTCAAAGGAGTGCTCTGGGGAGTCGCCGAACCAAACCAGTATCCCGAGGACGCCTACGAAACGCTCAACGACTACCTCTAA
- a CDS encoding DUF6166 domain-containing protein, with the protein MPAKTDYSRKTKWKNEPYQGERGVGGNFVYAGDNLLDKHLFVHRLAPGGFDWGPDASDEKASQLAIALLAPLKGVDYAVEHYHLFAENFVRRELTDDTWEIKRQDYRSDEYVEAIDGRDYPENTAPGPEDVPDLEDADLESITYAAEIALAEKYAEVLWQSGNRRENLRRLKAIWSGEEDPASDAVASGTLYRIQGLDIPSNARSTLVKQFDSMGELAAWVCYGRNHSQLAGISDASAKKITNARPGFVQYFGGTEHIPEHDTREMSLSEMSNTRGDTAQQTFTSTLSEADE; encoded by the coding sequence ATGCCAGCAAAAACCGATTACTCGCGAAAAACGAAATGGAAGAACGAACCGTACCAAGGCGAACGAGGCGTTGGCGGAAACTTCGTCTACGCTGGCGATAACCTGCTCGACAAGCATCTGTTCGTCCACCGACTCGCTCCCGGCGGATTCGACTGGGGGCCTGACGCCTCTGACGAGAAGGCCAGTCAACTCGCTATCGCACTCCTCGCCCCGCTCAAAGGCGTGGACTACGCTGTCGAACACTACCACCTATTCGCGGAGAACTTCGTCCGGCGTGAACTAACCGACGATACCTGGGAAATCAAACGTCAAGACTACCGCTCAGATGAGTACGTCGAGGCCATCGACGGTCGCGACTACCCCGAAAACACCGCCCCCGGCCCCGAAGACGTTCCCGATCTCGAGGATGCCGACCTCGAGTCCATCACGTACGCCGCGGAGATCGCTCTCGCCGAGAAGTACGCGGAGGTTCTGTGGCAGTCGGGGAACCGTCGCGAGAACCTTCGACGGCTGAAAGCCATCTGGAGCGGTGAGGAAGATCCCGCCAGCGACGCCGTCGCTTCGGGGACACTTTATCGAATTCAAGGCCTCGACATTCCCTCGAACGCCCGCAGTACGCTCGTCAAGCAGTTCGACTCGATGGGCGAACTCGCAGCCTGGGTCTGCTATGGGCGCAATCACTCCCAGCTCGCGGGGATCAGCGACGCATCCGCGAAGAAAATCACTAACGCTCGCCCCGGCTTCGTCCAGTACTTCGGCGGTACAGAGCACATCCCCGAGCACGACACCCGTGAAATGTCGCTCTCGGAGATGTCCAACACTCGGGGCGACACCGCCCAGCAGACGTTCACAAGTACTCTTAGTGAGGCAGACGAGTAA
- a CDS encoding transcription initiation factor IIB has product MSQDALENTDTTTHSTGSSSAGSGSPTPVSTRLRQNQQQTQSFSSETASEDEQSKATDSESTDEIQCPECATDEYLVIDEEETYCGECGLVLFRDILDRRLRWVDTGDGREPERGGAPTTHRLHHKGLPTEIGYNSDGYDRPLSRQTKRRFRRLRKWDSRSKTGSSRDRSLRLGLGEIARLVSALELSGSIHDRAADLYREVSAEGMLAGNSVEGMASACVYAACRLERLPRTLKEIGEVARVDIKEINQDYKCLNQDLELATPPPLPQDYIPRLASAVDASPRLERRAYQLSRSNAVGVLANGRQPNGVAVACLYHAFKESGQSNLRLTQQTLAEEGYTTPTTIRKLWRELQGLADDGELPDPDGNLDHFSLPCGTVVGDETDRMTPLYPTQQS; this is encoded by the coding sequence ATGTCTCAAGATGCCCTCGAGAACACTGACACTACGACCCATAGTACCGGCTCGTCTTCCGCCGGGTCGGGGTCTCCCACTCCCGTCTCGACGCGCCTCAGGCAGAACCAGCAGCAGACTCAGTCATTTTCCAGCGAGACTGCCTCCGAAGACGAGCAGTCGAAAGCCACGGACTCGGAATCGACCGATGAAATACAGTGTCCTGAGTGCGCAACCGACGAGTACCTCGTCATTGACGAGGAGGAAACCTACTGTGGGGAATGTGGCCTCGTACTCTTCCGTGATATCCTCGATCGGCGCCTTCGCTGGGTCGATACTGGGGACGGCCGTGAACCCGAACGTGGCGGCGCTCCCACCACACATCGCCTCCATCATAAGGGGCTCCCGACGGAGATCGGATATAACAGTGACGGGTACGACCGCCCGCTGTCGCGTCAGACCAAACGGCGTTTCCGTCGACTCCGTAAGTGGGATAGTCGATCGAAAACCGGCTCGAGTCGCGACCGCTCGCTCCGCCTCGGCCTCGGCGAAATCGCTCGCCTCGTCAGTGCGCTCGAACTCTCCGGCTCTATCCACGACCGCGCCGCTGACCTCTACCGCGAGGTTAGCGCAGAAGGGATGCTCGCCGGCAACTCCGTCGAAGGTATGGCGAGTGCCTGTGTGTACGCTGCTTGCCGTCTCGAACGCCTGCCACGCACGCTCAAAGAGATTGGTGAAGTCGCTCGTGTCGATATTAAAGAAATCAATCAGGACTACAAGTGCCTAAATCAAGATCTTGAGCTCGCAACGCCTCCACCACTCCCGCAGGACTACATCCCACGACTCGCGAGTGCCGTTGATGCCTCCCCTCGTCTCGAACGCCGTGCCTACCAGCTCTCCAGATCGAACGCTGTGGGTGTCCTCGCGAACGGCCGGCAACCGAACGGCGTCGCCGTTGCCTGTCTCTATCACGCCTTCAAAGAGAGTGGGCAAAGCAACCTCCGACTTACCCAACAAACTCTTGCCGAGGAAGGCTACACGACCCCGACAACGATTCGCAAGCTCTGGAGGGAGCTCCAAGGCCTTGCCGATGACGGAGAACTTCCCGATCCGGACGGCAACCTCGACCATTTCTCGTTACCCTGTGGAACGGTGGTAGGCGACGAGACGGATCGGATGACACCCCTATATCCTACGCAACAGTCCTAA